Within Eggerthella timonensis, the genomic segment TCGGCTTGCCCCTCTGGCGTAACGAAAGGATCGTGAAGCAGTGTTCAGGAAGGTGACGGCGGTATACCCCCTGTATCGAATGACCTTGCTGGTGTGGTTTCAGGGCGGAGAAGCCAAGTTTTACGACGTGGAGCCGCTGACGAAAACCTGGAAAGCTTTCGAGGCCTTGCGAGATCCTCTGCTGTTCTCTCAAGTAAGGGTCGACGGTGGAGGCTACGGTATATCGTGGAACGACGATCTCGACCTTTCCGGAAACGAGTTGTATGAGAACGGGAAGGGGGCCGAAGTCGAGGAGAACGAGCGGAACAGAGTGATCGAGGAGGTTTCATCTGCGCGGAAAGCCAGCGGACTGTCCCAAAGCCAGCTTGAAGAAGCGGCAGGGGTGCGGCAGCCCGTTATAGCACGGCTCGAAAAAGGCGATACGGCCCCGCGCCTCGACACGCTTATCAAGGTGCTCGCCCCTCTGGGAAAAACGCTTCGCGTGGTGGATTTGGCTGAAACGGCAGACGAGAGCGGATTGTTGAAGACGGCGCTGGCGGATTCACGATAGGGCACCGATCGCTTCTCCCAGATCGTCCGCAAATTCTTCATCTCGCACTTCGCGTTTCGGCCAATATCACTATAATGGGAACATTCGCGAACAAAAGGCCCTCCGCGCGGACGCGCGCGGGCGGGCGACGGCCTGACGAGGATACGCCCATGACCATGAAACCGTACAACCCGCACGAGATCGAGCCCCGTTGGCAGCAGGAGTGGGCCGACATCGACCTGTATAAAGTAACCGAGGATGCTTCGAAGCCGAAGAAGTACGTGCTCGAGATGTTCCCGTATCCTTCGGGCGACATCCACATGGGCCACGTGCGCAACTACACCATCGGCGACGTCACGGCGCGCTACTACAAGATGCGCGGCTTCGACGTGCTGCATCCCATGGGCTGGGACGCGTTCGGCCTGCCGGCCGAGAACGCGGCCATCAAGCACAACAGCCATCCGGCGAAGTGGACCTACGCCAACATCGACACGCAGAAGGCCAGCTTCAAGCGCATGGGCTTCTCGTACGACTGGGACCGCACCGTGGTGGCGTGCGACCCCGAATACTACCGCTGGGGCCAGTGGATCTTCCTGCAGTTCTGGAAGCGCGGCCTGGTGGAGCGCCGCAACAGCCCGGTGAACTGGTGCCCCAACTGCCAGACTGTGCTGGCGAACGAGCAGGTCACCGAGGGCCAGTGCTGGCGCTGCCACGGCGCGGTGGAGAAGCGAGACCTCACGCAGTGGTACTTCAAGATCACCGACTACGCCCAGGAACTGCTCGACGACCTCGATCAGCTGGACGGCTGGCCCGAGCGCGTCAAGCAGATGCAGGCGAACTGGATCGGCCGCTCCGAAGGTGCCGAGATCGACTTCGTGCTGTGCGGGCCCGACGGCGAAGCTCCGGCCGAACCCACCGAGGCAGACACCATCACCGTGTTCACCACGCGTCCCGACACCCTGTTCGG encodes:
- a CDS encoding helix-turn-helix domain-containing protein, which codes for MFRKVTAVYPLYRMTLLVWFQGGEAKFYDVEPLTKTWKAFEALRDPLLFSQVRVDGGGYGISWNDDLDLSGNELYENGKGAEVEENERNRVIEEVSSARKASGLSQSQLEEAAGVRQPVIARLEKGDTAPRLDTLIKVLAPLGKTLRVVDLAETADESGLLKTALADSR